The sequence TAAGAAATTTAAGACTGCAATAATAGCACATATAAACAATACAAATGCAACTGCTTgagaaaagaaaacataaatttgaggggaaaaagaaaaaaaaaacttgagaAACAATTATCTACACAGTCACACACACGCAGGGGAAGCAGATCAAGAGCAACCAACTTCTTGCTAATTTCATTTGACCACATGACAACAAAGTTGTACATCCCAGACAATTCACATAATTACTTTTCCATGTCTAATAATACTCTTCCCAATTtgcaagaaataaaaataaaaatgaaaatacaatAACTCCTCTGCTTTTAGTTGATAAATTACATGGTGCATCTATCATAACTAAATTCCATTAATCTCAATGAAACAGTTGAATTGCAGAGATATTCACAAGCATCATGATCCAAAAACCGATATGATTTCTGACACATCATTTGCTTCCTAAGCAGCCATATATCACCACTGCCTAAAATAGTTGCCCGAGGCGCCAAAGCCTTTTCGCTTTAAAGCACtttaaggtcctatataacatCAACGAACAGTCAAATCTCGAACTCTGATTTCTCATACCCTTAATTTCCATTTCCAACAATTAAACCAGCTAGCCCTCACATCTAATCAATTTAAACAACAAGGAGCAATTCACAATCCGAAACAAATTAAAGGCTACATTCACCACTCAAAAATTCAGAAAAAGAAATCTAACCTTATGGTAGAGCGCCTTCCACGCATTGTCATCATTGGCAGCTTTCCGCATGAGCGAATTCGTCATGGAGAGGCGGCAGAGGCTCGGATAATCCAAGTAACTCAGGGCATGCGTGGTGATCTCAGGCACCAGCTGCTCCATCATCGACGCCCCCGACTGCCTCTCTACCGCCGCCTTCTCCCCACCATTCTCAGTCAGCCGCGCAGTCATTTCCCCAGCGCCAATTCCCCTCCCCTCAGTCGTGCTCGCGCAATCGGAACGGCTCAGTCCGAACTTGAGTCTCCGGAAAATCACAGCGCTCGCGAGAATCAAACAGAAAATAGTTGCTGCTAGGGCTACCAGAAACGAGGGATAATCGGCCGCAAAAACCGCAAAATCCATTCATATACCATGAAATTGCAGTAACATCGATTGCCGAAATTCTTGCAATTCATGAAAGGGGCAAAAGAGCAAAACAACCCAATTGTTGAAAAACCCTAAGTTTTTTTACCTTGTATTCAAGCAGACAAAAATGTGGTTTTGCATGTAATTTCCTTTTCAGGTGGGGTACAATTTTAAGCGCCTTTTATCTTTCCCCTTATGCGAGTGTGGGTAGCACTTTGTCCTCAAACCCTAATCAAGGGTGCGtgcatagagagagagagagattgaagagcttaggagagagaaaatattgaTGGTTTTGGAACTGAATCCATTTTCTAGGTGAGGTGGGAAACTGGAGCAAATCGAGCCTAAGCCTCAACGCAAATACGACGCCAATTCATGCCTATTTTCGTAATTTCGCAACTAAACAAACAAAACACAcctctattattattattattattattattattatagtctAATATATAAATTGTCTTGCGGGTTGAATAGTAATTCTTCAATATTGCAGTTAccatttcccttttttttaGTGCAGAGCTGTAACATTTCTTcgttacataaataaattcgaAATTGCAATATTCCACTAGTTGACTTATTACTACATCTcctctataaaaaaatataagaacTTATTAATACAGCTCTCTTTTAACCGAgtatgaataatttttatttcaaagatATATTAGTAAACTGTTGGATTTTGAATCATGTTggtattttatttttcgaaattCCCCAACCGAAGCGACCTTGACTTTGaacattttaatatttatatcacGTGCAATGTacgagaaatatttttatattttttatatatataaaattataattaatttagttatcgtaaaaaaaattataagtgtaataaaattatgattttaactaaatatatttgagttgagtataaaaaaatacaataataaaagctaatattatgaaaaagtaaaaaaaaaattaagaaaataaaataagttaaaagaaaaaaattagaaaaaaaatcaaatgatatatttattcaaaaagagTATTGacgagagagaattttcttaaattttatctttaaatcaatataatttttatattttaaataaatatttacataaaatatagtatcaaaTTATAGTTGTGTTATCGATATCtttatttgatatgcatatcaaatattttataattatccGAATGTCATAATTTTAGATAAgaaataaatagtaaaataaaaagaaaacatataatttacaaataaacctttaatttattataattacaaaattaccactcaatttgtaaattaatttaaaatttatttcaaattgaaatattaACTTTTTAGTATATctatattaaatagatatatttgaTTGGGATTGTCTTACCGATTAAATTTAGTTGTCCAAATCTTTATATTAGATTGAATGGCGATAATATATTGATTCATGACAAAATCGTGTGCATATTCAATACCTACATCTACATGCCAAAATAAAGTATATTGTTTATcacaattattatataataacaTACATCTGCAAACGTAACACTAACCAATATCATAACCACAACAAATACTTAACATAACATTTTCCCAATTCATTACTTTACCTGACTATTTGCATTGATAGTTAAATACAAAATTCAACATGAAAATCGAAGAAAGGCATGATATATTAAGGTTAGGAATTCACAACAGTAAAAAAAACCTAATATGAAATTGCAAACTCTTtgatttgtatatatatatgcaaagcAATAAACCATTACAATTAGGCGAAAACTAACCGTAGAGTAGAGTAATGGAGAGAGCTCAAGCGAAGAGAGTGAGACACAAAATTGAGGAAAACTAACCGTAGAGTAGAGGAATAAGCATTGTCATACTACAGAAGATGAGAACTAAAATCCAACCTCCATTCGACGCTGCACCAGACGCTGGGGCGCGAAACTGCTTCGCTACCCTCTCGAGAATCATCTTGACAACAGCAACGCTGGCGAAACAAAAGCTCACCGAGAAAATGGCCAGCCCTTTGTTCTCCAAACTCACTTGATCTTGCACAACCTTCTCAACCTCCAATCTGTCAAAAAAACGGAGAATCTCAAACAtttagggggcgtttacttgAGTGAATGATAAGATACATGATTCgagctcaaatgatagaaattatcaTACAATGGATTAACCTACATTATCCTCAAACGTAAACGCCCCTTCAGAATTATTCAAGATTGTGAGAAACAAACCTCAGCATGCTGTTTTGATTGACCAAGATTTCCATTTGCGTTGAGACGACAGTTCTCCACGACTCCAGCTCGAGAATTCCTCTTTCCTGAGCAAAAGAGAAGTATGAGAATAAACAAAGGCGCACAGTTAGTTCCCTCAACAATGTCAGCAGGTGTAAAATCATACCATTATCTCCTTCCACTCCAAGAGATTTTTCATCTCCAACTTTGTCCTCTCCAGAAGAGTAGAGAACTTATTCAGCTCTTTGTCGAGCTCGGGCAAATAATCTACCCGTCTTCTGTTAAGTTCTTTGATGTACTCCTCCAGCACCGACAGGTTCAGCTCGAGTGATCTCACCTTCTGTAACACGACCTTGAGGGCAGCATCAGCGTGCAATCTGCTATTAGGAAGCTGCCTGACCTTCTGCAAGAGATCAGCCGAACCACTTGCAGAAACCGGTTTCTTCGGAATATCCAGAGTGAGATTTTTCCCCTCATCGACACTTCCCACCCCCTTCCTACTGACAGGTTCCACGACAGGACGAGCAACATCACCGTTTGCAGAGCTGTTGGAGCTCAGTTCTGGTGCTGAAGGCAGTGCGGTCGAATTGGGATTTGGCAATCCATTAGCAGAAGAATCCCCAGAAGGTATAATAAGATCTTCAAGCATCTGTTCAATAGCATCAACTCCAAAAACCTCCACGACACTTAGCGTGCAGTAGAAATCATAGCCGTAATGGCTCAGCAAATTCACTTTCAAATAACGAACCCATTTTGGTTCAGGCAGCTTAAAACACTGGACATGCTTGGAGTTTGCAGCAACAAAGGACCCCAACGTATCCCACGCCTCAGTCGGGTACACCAAGCTCCCATAGAGCTCGATATCTTTGAAATTAGAGGAGTGATGCTCAAAATTCGCTATTTTGACAGCATCAATCAGAGTTTCATCAGCGAGCTCAATGATGAAAAACTTTCCCCCGACTGAGCAGGGGTTCCTCAGATACTTATCGTCGTCCTTATCCAGTATGTTGCTGGCTCCCTTGGCTTCCTTATTATGAGCAACCACTTTTGCACCCTTTGAAGCTGAGGCGTAGTTGTAGGGCGTCCCATCGGGCTCAAGGCGGTGGGTGATGTTCACAAGCTGGCGAGGCGAACCACTCTTCCCTTTGGAGGAAATGTACTTGAACTCATCAAGATTGGGGTAAGTCAAGTGAATCCTCCCATTCTGTGCTTGTGGCTCACTTTTCCCAACTTCTTCGTGTGGCTCCATTTGGCACGTAAACGAATCATAGCCTAGCATAATCGACAAGAGCTCCTCTAACTCACCAGTACCACTGATCAAGTCTTCCACATTTGGATGGACATCACGAATGGAGAAATCCTCAACAATCACAGACACATCTTGCTCCATCACCACTCCATTAGGGTTAGGGAGACTCTCATATCCATTTTCTGAAACATGAACAGTATTGTTACGCAACTTCTCATCGAGACACTCGCCCCCACACGCAAGCAAATCACCTGAAAATTATCCATATTCATTTGAAGCTATTAACTGCTGCAATTAATTGCAatttaccaaaaataattaACCACCTTCTCATTCCCCAATTACCACGCAGACTAACCCTAATCAACAAAATTCCTCCACTCCTCAATTCCGCAGTCAATTTCAATCCAATAACAGATTACGAAGAATAAATACCCGCATTAAATACTCAATCCAGAAACAGATTACGATTATCAAAACACCCAGTAATGCAACCCC comes from Salvia miltiorrhiza cultivar Shanhuang (shh) chromosome 3, IMPLAD_Smil_shh, whole genome shotgun sequence and encodes:
- the LOC131017786 gene encoding F-box protein SKIP8 isoform X2 — its product is MDFAVFAADYPSFLVALAATIFCLILASAVIFRRLKFGLSRSDCASTTEGRGIGAGEMTARLTENGGEKAAVERQSGASMMEQLVPEITTHALSYLDYPSLCRLSMTNSLMRKAANDDNAWKALYHKDFTLEQDNVTPSNGWKAYYAATRAVVTVNAEFFRIIRERMLQAMRQFWLHADYVKCFHATGESFSGDGELAASIYLGECG
- the LOC131017784 gene encoding SUN domain-containing protein 5 isoform X1, which translates into the protein MKKPRSVEPTKLNHKSSRNRAHKLDCDKKAAKKSFYDLSIPLFFSFWCGVVLFHAKFGITRGNEGDLLACGGECLDEKLRNNTVHVSENGYESLPNPNGVVMEQDVSVIVEDFSIRDVHPNVEDLISGTGELEELLSIMLGYDSFTCQMEPHEEVGKSEPQAQNGRIHLTYPNLDEFKYISSKGKSGSPRQLVNITHRLEPDGTPYNYASASKGAKVVAHNKEAKGASNILDKDDDKYLRNPCSVGGKFFIIELADETLIDAVKIANFEHHSSNFKDIELYGSLVYPTEAWDTLGSFVAANSKHVQCFKLPEPKWVRYLKVNLLSHYGYDFYCTLSVVEVFGVDAIEQMLEDLIIPSGDSSANGLPNPNSTALPSAPELSSNSSANGDVARPVVEPVSRKGVGSVDEGKNLTLDIPKKPVSASGSADLLQKVRQLPNSRLHADAALKVVLQKVRSLELNLSVLEEYIKELNRRRVDYLPELDKELNKFSTLLERTKLEMKNLLEWKEIMERGILELESWRTVVSTQMEILVNQNSMLRLEVEKVVQDQVSLENKGLAIFSVSFCFASVAVVKMILERVAKQFRAPASGAASNGGWILVLIFCSMTMLIPLLYG
- the LOC131017784 gene encoding SUN domain-containing protein 5 isoform X2; its protein translation is MKKPRSVEPTKLNHKSSRNRAHKLDCDKKAAKKSFYDLSIPLFFSFWCGVVLFHAKFGITRGNEENGYESLPNPNGVVMEQDVSVIVEDFSIRDVHPNVEDLISGTGELEELLSIMLGYDSFTCQMEPHEEVGKSEPQAQNGRIHLTYPNLDEFKYISSKGKSGSPRQLVNITHRLEPDGTPYNYASASKGAKVVAHNKEAKGASNILDKDDDKYLRNPCSVGGKFFIIELADETLIDAVKIANFEHHSSNFKDIELYGSLVYPTEAWDTLGSFVAANSKHVQCFKLPEPKWVRYLKVNLLSHYGYDFYCTLSVVEVFGVDAIEQMLEDLIIPSGDSSANGLPNPNSTALPSAPELSSNSSANGDVARPVVEPVSRKGVGSVDEGKNLTLDIPKKPVSASGSADLLQKVRQLPNSRLHADAALKVVLQKVRSLELNLSVLEEYIKELNRRRVDYLPELDKELNKFSTLLERTKLEMKNLLEWKEIMERGILELESWRTVVSTQMEILVNQNSMLRLEVEKVVQDQVSLENKGLAIFSVSFCFASVAVVKMILERVAKQFRAPASGAASNGGWILVLIFCSMTMLIPLLYG